A stretch of the Arthrobacter sp. PAMC 25486 genome encodes the following:
- a CDS encoding DUF11 domain-containing protein: MTTLPATNGGLVMGAHSSSTGIYYFGAVSAGTLYVYGFDTTTNTAIPGVIARITLGIENNGDFALDGQGRLFLVNSGALLRVDVPLPTVGTPNGPLLSASSIAALDSGPTGSLAIGSDGYLYVGINVAGATVTNNVKVNPSTGVVVSTTPLTGAGLIGDFASCAQPNTITVEKNLPDNRLAATDQFEVAVTGGGISTGNRGLTEGNESGIQNQVASEAAGPLLGLVGQTYAIAESPAGTTNADSYMSSWQCINRSDDDAVVAEGLGSTGSFTMPSTGAMGSDIVCQFTNIPRMPAISLEKTSDRDTLVLGETITYSFLARNTGNEPLTDVVISESSFTGSGQMSPLTCVPGQPANLAVNDTLLCTATYAVTQADVDAAFVANSADVTGNPPTGPPVTAADDVQVPSTPAPAMTFTKTADDSAVQNPTQVGDVITYNFTANNTGNVTLTGVVINDALAGLSELVYTWPGTAGTLTPGETVTATATYAITQADIDAGQVANTATTTGTPPTGDPITPPPGETTTPIPPAPVDPTDPPVPTQPPVPADPTAPAVPVVPTKPTASASPTSPAGNGGSPLAITGGGLVLLPLGLFVLVGGMIVLVSNRRRAKRM; encoded by the coding sequence TTGACAACCCTCCCGGCGACCAATGGTGGCCTGGTGATGGGTGCGCACTCCTCGTCGACTGGCATCTACTACTTTGGCGCTGTATCAGCCGGAACCCTCTACGTATATGGTTTCGACACCACAACCAACACGGCCATTCCTGGAGTCATCGCCCGGATTACCTTGGGCATCGAGAATAATGGTGATTTTGCTCTGGACGGGCAAGGCCGCCTATTTTTGGTCAATTCAGGCGCACTGCTGAGAGTTGATGTTCCCCTGCCGACCGTGGGAACTCCGAATGGACCCTTGCTGTCGGCATCTTCCATCGCTGCGCTCGATTCGGGGCCCACGGGGTCGCTGGCGATAGGCAGCGACGGATACCTTTATGTGGGCATCAATGTGGCAGGCGCAACGGTGACAAACAATGTCAAAGTAAATCCAAGCACGGGCGTTGTCGTCAGCACCACGCCCTTGACTGGCGCAGGGTTGATCGGCGACTTTGCCTCCTGTGCTCAGCCCAACACCATCACTGTCGAAAAGAACCTGCCGGACAACCGTCTGGCTGCCACGGATCAGTTTGAAGTTGCTGTTACAGGCGGAGGAATCTCCACCGGAAACCGTGGGCTCACTGAAGGTAATGAGAGTGGGATTCAGAACCAAGTCGCGAGCGAAGCAGCAGGACCGCTTCTCGGCCTGGTGGGGCAGACATACGCCATTGCCGAATCGCCAGCAGGAACAACCAACGCAGACAGCTACATGTCGAGTTGGCAATGCATCAACAGGTCGGACGATGATGCCGTTGTAGCCGAAGGCTTGGGATCTACCGGTTCCTTCACCATGCCCAGCACAGGCGCCATGGGATCGGACATCGTCTGCCAGTTCACAAATATTCCCCGCATGCCCGCAATTTCGTTGGAGAAGACTTCCGACAGGGACACGCTGGTCCTGGGCGAGACAATTACCTATTCGTTCCTCGCACGGAACACAGGGAACGAACCGCTGACGGACGTCGTCATCTCCGAAAGCAGCTTCACAGGCTCCGGCCAGATGTCCCCCTTGACCTGCGTTCCGGGGCAGCCGGCCAACTTGGCAGTTAACGACACCCTCCTGTGCACGGCTACGTACGCTGTCACGCAGGCTGACGTCGATGCTGCATTTGTGGCCAATAGTGCCGATGTCACGGGTAATCCACCCACCGGGCCACCCGTCACCGCAGCAGATGACGTACAAGTACCTTCTACGCCGGCACCTGCGATGACGTTTACCAAGACCGCTGACGATTCAGCAGTTCAGAACCCCACACAGGTCGGAGATGTTATTACCTATAACTTCACCGCCAACAACACCGGAAACGTCACCCTGACCGGAGTCGTCATCAACGACGCCCTGGCAGGACTGTCCGAGCTCGTCTACACCTGGCCCGGCACCGCAGGAACCCTGACACCGGGTGAAACCGTGACAGCAACCGCCACCTACGCGATCACCCAAGCCGATATCGATGCCGGCCAGGTCGCGAACACAGCAACAACCACCGGCACACCACCGACCGGCGACCCGATCACTCCCCCACCGGGAGAGACCACCACACCGATCCCGCCGGCACCTGTAGATCCCACTGATCCACCGGTGCCGACACAACCGCCGGTACCTGCAGATCCGACAGCGCCAGCAGTACCCGTCGTACCTACAAAGCCGACAGCGTCGGCAAGTCCGACATCTCCAGCGGGCAACGGCGGCTCTCCGCTGGCCATCACTGGTGGAGGGCTGGTCTTGCTGCCGCTCGGACTGTTTGTGCTTGTGGGAGGCATGATCGTCTTGGTCTCCAACCGTCGACGGGCCAAGAGAATGTAG
- the hutU gene encoding urocanate hydratase codes for MATMHDPSRTIRAARGTDLSAKSWQTEAPLRMLMNNLDPEVAERPEDLVVYGGTGRAARSWEAYDAIVATLKTLDDDETLLVQSGKPVGVFRTNVWAPRVLLANSNLVGDWATWPEFRKLEAEGLMMYGQMTAGSWIYIGTQGILQGTFETFAAIGEKRFGGTLAGTLTLTGGCGGMGGAQPLAVTLNGGACLIVDVSEERLKRRVGKRYLDELAPSLDAALERVLAAKASKTPLSVGVVGNAAEIFPAILERHKAGEFTVDIVTDQTSAHDPLSYLPTEYSVEEWAAESEADPDGFTKKSQNAMARHVQAMVEFQDAGAEVFDYGNSIRDEARKGGYSRAFEFPGFVPAYIRPLFCEGMGPFRWVALSGDPEDIRVTDEALKELFPENAHLHRWLDAAQEHVEFEGLPARICWLGYGERAKAGVLFNELVASGKVSAPIVIGRDHLDSGSVASPYRETEAMKDGSDAIADWPLLNAMLNTASGATWVSIHHGGGVGIGRSIHAGQVSVADGTPLAAEKLARLLTNDPGMGVIRHADAGYERAVEVAAERGVRIPMQEQ; via the coding sequence ATGGCAACGATGCATGACCCCTCCCGCACCATCCGCGCGGCACGTGGCACCGACCTTTCGGCAAAATCCTGGCAGACCGAGGCGCCGCTGCGCATGCTCATGAACAACCTGGACCCCGAGGTTGCCGAGCGACCCGAGGATCTCGTGGTCTACGGCGGCACCGGGCGGGCGGCCCGTTCCTGGGAGGCCTACGACGCAATTGTGGCCACGCTCAAGACGCTCGATGACGACGAGACCCTCCTGGTGCAGTCGGGCAAGCCGGTGGGAGTCTTCCGCACCAACGTGTGGGCGCCTCGTGTGCTGTTGGCCAACTCGAATCTGGTGGGGGACTGGGCTACCTGGCCCGAGTTCCGCAAGCTCGAGGCCGAGGGGCTCATGATGTACGGCCAGATGACGGCCGGTTCCTGGATTTACATCGGCACGCAGGGGATCCTGCAGGGCACCTTTGAAACCTTCGCGGCGATCGGGGAGAAGCGCTTCGGCGGCACCCTGGCCGGGACGCTGACCCTGACCGGCGGCTGTGGTGGCATGGGCGGCGCGCAGCCGCTGGCCGTCACGCTGAACGGCGGTGCCTGCTTGATCGTTGACGTGTCGGAGGAGCGGCTCAAGCGCCGCGTGGGCAAGCGGTACCTGGATGAGCTGGCACCTTCATTGGATGCTGCGCTGGAGCGCGTGCTCGCCGCCAAGGCTTCCAAGACTCCGCTGTCCGTGGGTGTCGTGGGCAATGCCGCGGAGATCTTCCCCGCCATTCTGGAGCGCCACAAGGCCGGGGAATTCACGGTCGACATTGTCACTGACCAGACGAGTGCGCACGATCCGCTCTCCTACCTGCCCACCGAATACTCCGTGGAGGAGTGGGCTGCCGAGTCCGAGGCCGATCCCGACGGCTTCACGAAGAAGTCCCAGAATGCGATGGCCCGCCACGTGCAGGCCATGGTGGAATTCCAGGACGCCGGCGCCGAGGTCTTCGACTACGGCAACTCCATCCGCGACGAGGCCCGCAAGGGTGGCTACTCGCGGGCGTTCGAGTTCCCGGGCTTCGTCCCGGCCTACATCCGTCCGTTGTTCTGCGAGGGGATGGGCCCGTTCCGCTGGGTTGCCCTGTCCGGGGATCCGGAAGATATTCGCGTCACCGACGAGGCGCTGAAGGAACTGTTCCCCGAGAACGCCCATCTGCACCGCTGGCTCGACGCCGCCCAGGAGCATGTTGAGTTCGAGGGCCTGCCGGCCCGCATCTGCTGGCTCGGCTACGGCGAACGTGCCAAGGCCGGTGTGCTGTTCAATGAGTTGGTGGCTTCCGGCAAGGTGTCCGCGCCGATTGTCATTGGGCGCGACCACCTCGACTCCGGCTCCGTGGCATCGCCGTACCGCGAGACCGAAGCCATGAAAGACGGCTCGGACGCCATTGCTGACTGGCCTCTTCTGAACGCCATGCTCAACACAGCATCCGGCGCCACCTGGGTTTCCATTCACCACGGCGGGGGAGTGGGCATCGGCCGCTCCATCCACGCCGGCCAGGTCTCCGTCGCCGACGGCACCCCGTTGGCTGCGGAAAAACTTGCCCGCTTGCTGACGAACGACCCCGGCATGGGTGTGATCCGCCACGCCGACGCCGGGTATGAGCGGGCTGTTGAGGTTGCGGCCGAGCGCGGGGTGCGGATCCCCATGCAGGAGCAATAG
- a CDS encoding antitoxin MazE family protein: MRDYEPLSLPNDSVTGNNFGMAARDRVSEYRRRMRKQGFRPLQVWVHDARTAGFREEAHRQASAIAAADTLTDCQTFVEAASVSWEDE; encoded by the coding sequence GTGCGCGATTACGAGCCTTTGAGCCTTCCGAACGACAGTGTTACAGGTAACAATTTTGGTATGGCTGCCAGGGATCGAGTGAGTGAGTACCGGCGACGGATGCGGAAACAGGGCTTCCGGCCGCTTCAAGTGTGGGTGCACGACGCCCGCACCGCGGGCTTTCGTGAAGAAGCGCATCGGCAAGCATCCGCCATCGCCGCGGCAGATACCTTGACTGATTGCCAGACCTTCGTAGAGGCTGCATCTGTTTCGTGGGAAGACGAGTGA
- a CDS encoding type II toxin-antitoxin system PemK/MazF family toxin — MIRDEIWTVAGGVCSSKPRPALMMQDGRFEATESITVLPLTSTLVDAPLLRIAVQPTELSGSLRDSYIMVDKLTTVRRSNVQSRVGRLTPTQLDQVERALLVFLGIA, encoded by the coding sequence GTGATCAGGGACGAAATCTGGACGGTTGCCGGAGGCGTCTGTTCCAGCAAGCCGCGCCCGGCACTAATGATGCAAGATGGCCGCTTCGAAGCGACAGAATCCATCACCGTGCTGCCGCTAACTTCAACCTTGGTAGACGCACCTTTGCTGCGCATCGCCGTTCAACCGACAGAGCTGTCAGGCTCGCTCCGGGACAGCTACATCATGGTGGACAAACTGACGACCGTGCGCAGATCCAACGTGCAGTCCCGCGTCGGGAGACTGACACCCACCCAGCTGGATCAGGTGGAGCGGGCCCTGCTCGTCTTTCTCGGGATCGCTTGA
- a CDS encoding acyl-CoA dehydrogenase family protein encodes MTDTAVSAATVAGPAAASTALPYPDGDFFFFESLLPANELARINEIRDWMEANVRPVSRDFWNRSEFPVHLIPEVAKLDMISPVRRQGYSHLLAGMVTAAIHRVDASFGTFFSGHDGLFTGSIELLASEEQKAAWLPDIYALRKTGVFAITEPLAGSDVAGGTQTTAEWNGDSWVLNGEKRWIGNSTFSDYVIVWAKDVADDQVKGFLVDTSTPGFTATLIENRIALRAVQNADIVLQDVVVPAFNKLANANSFRDTNKVLKTTRATVGWQAVGIQLAAFDVARKYAVERHQFGKPIASFQLIQEQLVTMLSNAQASMGMMVRLAQMEDAGTTRNEHSAMAKAFVTKCMRETVALGRGILGGNGVSVDYEMAKIFCDAEAIYTYEGTYEINTLVAGRAITGIAAFV; translated from the coding sequence ATGACCGACACCGCTGTTTCCGCCGCCACTGTGGCTGGCCCGGCCGCCGCTTCCACCGCTCTGCCATACCCTGATGGCGATTTCTTCTTTTTTGAATCCCTGCTTCCGGCCAACGAGCTGGCCCGGATAAATGAAATTCGCGACTGGATGGAGGCCAACGTCCGGCCCGTCTCCCGCGACTTCTGGAACCGCAGCGAATTCCCCGTCCACCTGATCCCCGAGGTTGCCAAGCTGGACATGATCAGCCCGGTCCGCCGCCAAGGATATTCGCACCTGCTGGCCGGCATGGTCACCGCCGCCATCCACCGCGTGGACGCCTCCTTCGGCACGTTCTTCAGCGGCCACGACGGACTGTTCACCGGCTCCATCGAACTGCTCGCCTCCGAGGAGCAGAAGGCGGCGTGGCTGCCGGACATCTACGCGCTGCGCAAGACCGGCGTCTTTGCCATCACCGAGCCTTTGGCCGGATCCGACGTTGCCGGCGGCACCCAAACCACGGCCGAATGGAACGGTGATTCATGGGTCTTGAACGGAGAGAAGCGCTGGATTGGCAACTCCACGTTCTCCGACTATGTGATCGTGTGGGCCAAGGACGTGGCCGACGACCAGGTCAAGGGCTTCCTCGTGGACACCTCCACCCCGGGCTTCACCGCGACCCTGATTGAAAATCGCATTGCCCTGCGCGCGGTCCAGAATGCCGACATTGTCCTGCAGGACGTCGTCGTGCCGGCCTTCAACAAGCTGGCCAACGCCAACAGCTTCCGCGACACCAACAAGGTGCTCAAGACCACCCGCGCCACGGTGGGCTGGCAGGCCGTGGGCATCCAACTGGCGGCGTTCGATGTGGCCCGGAAGTATGCCGTGGAGCGCCACCAGTTTGGCAAGCCCATTGCCAGTTTCCAGCTCATCCAGGAACAACTGGTCACCATGCTCTCCAACGCGCAGGCGTCGATGGGCATGATGGTCCGGCTGGCGCAGATGGAGGACGCGGGCACCACCCGCAACGAACATTCCGCCATGGCCAAGGCCTTCGTGACCAAATGCATGCGCGAGACCGTGGCGCTGGGCCGGGGCATCCTGGGCGGCAACGGCGTCTCCGTGGACTACGAGATGGCGAAGATCTTCTGCGACGCCGAGGCCATCTACACCTACGAGGGCACCTACGAGATCAACACCCTGGTTGCCGGACGCGCCATCACGGGGATCGCCGCGTTCGTCTAG
- a CDS encoding cytosine permease: MSRIQTVRKSGPAIERRSIDFVPHRERHGKPFGQFTLWFGANMQITAIVTGALAVIFGAPAFWGIIGLFIGNLLGGAVMALHAAQGPKLGMPQMISSRAQFGVFGAVIPLILVIVMYLGFAATGAVLAGQAVDQILPTDSPVVGVLVFGALTVLVATLGYKYIHMLGRISTIVGIIGFTYLAIQLFLKHDVGSVMGVGGFAIPTFLLAISLSAGWQLTYGPYVADYSRYLPANTHATKTFFACMSGSVLGAQWSMTLGAMFAAIAMPSGKAFIDNQVAFVGDLAGGGAIAVLMYIVIVVGKLTVNTLNAYGGYMTILTSVSAFTRQLRFAPWVRFAYVIGFIGVSVIIALVASEGFISNFKNFVLLLLMVFIPWSSINLVDFYFSSKEKVDIPALYDPKSRYGAWNVPALLTYLLGVVVQIPFLAQSMYTGPITPLLGGADISWLVGLVVTALVYYPVAKRFNHPPAEMVYPADDEISPDPAVVEPLETPAP; this comes from the coding sequence ATGTCCAGAATACAAACTGTGCGAAAGAGCGGGCCGGCCATTGAGCGCCGATCCATCGACTTCGTGCCGCACCGCGAGCGCCACGGCAAGCCCTTTGGCCAGTTCACCCTGTGGTTCGGGGCGAACATGCAGATCACTGCCATCGTCACCGGTGCCCTGGCCGTCATCTTCGGCGCCCCCGCATTTTGGGGCATCATCGGCTTGTTCATCGGCAACCTGCTCGGCGGCGCCGTCATGGCCCTCCATGCAGCGCAGGGTCCCAAGCTGGGCATGCCGCAGATGATCTCCAGCCGCGCCCAATTCGGCGTGTTTGGCGCCGTCATCCCGCTGATCCTGGTCATCGTCATGTACCTGGGCTTCGCCGCCACCGGGGCCGTGCTTGCCGGGCAGGCCGTGGACCAGATCCTCCCCACCGACAGCCCCGTTGTGGGCGTGCTGGTCTTCGGTGCACTGACCGTGCTGGTGGCCACGCTGGGCTACAAGTACATCCACATGTTGGGCCGGATCTCCACGATCGTGGGCATCATCGGCTTCACTTACCTTGCCATCCAGCTTTTCCTCAAGCACGACGTCGGATCCGTCATGGGTGTGGGTGGTTTCGCCATTCCCACGTTCCTGCTCGCCATTTCCCTCAGCGCAGGCTGGCAGTTGACGTACGGCCCCTACGTGGCGGACTACTCCCGCTACCTGCCGGCCAACACACATGCCACCAAGACGTTCTTCGCCTGCATGTCCGGTTCCGTTCTGGGCGCCCAGTGGTCCATGACCCTCGGCGCAATGTTCGCAGCCATCGCGATGCCTTCCGGGAAGGCGTTCATTGACAACCAGGTGGCGTTTGTGGGCGATCTGGCCGGTGGCGGCGCCATTGCCGTGCTGATGTACATCGTGATTGTGGTGGGCAAGCTGACCGTTAACACGCTTAATGCCTATGGCGGCTATATGACCATCCTGACCTCCGTCAGCGCCTTCACCCGCCAGCTGCGTTTTGCCCCCTGGGTCCGCTTTGCCTACGTCATCGGCTTCATCGGTGTCTCCGTCATCATCGCCCTCGTGGCCTCCGAGGGCTTCATCTCCAACTTCAAGAACTTCGTGCTTCTGCTGCTGATGGTCTTCATCCCGTGGAGCTCCATCAACCTGGTGGACTTCTACTTCTCCTCGAAGGAAAAGGTGGATATCCCGGCGCTCTACGACCCCAAGAGCCGCTATGGCGCCTGGAATGTTCCAGCACTGCTGACCTACCTGCTCGGCGTTGTGGTGCAGATCCCGTTCCTGGCCCAGTCCATGTACACCGGCCCCATCACTCCCCTGCTGGGCGGCGCGGACATCTCCTGGCTCGTCGGACTGGTGGTCACGGCCCTTGTCTACTACCCCGTGGCCAAGCGCTTCAACCACCCGCCGGCAGAGATGGTCTACCCGGCCGACGACGAAATCTCCCCCGATCCCGCAGTGGTGGAGCCCCTCGAAACCCCCGCCCCATGA